In one window of Agromyces badenianii DNA:
- a CDS encoding endonuclease/exonuclease/phosphatase family protein, translated as MLPRILGWAIVLGTAVVALVFVWPQGFGLQNQWVAAHVVALRGTAAAGGAVATIVFLLLALARPLRFFAFAMAAVLALFAVANVAVLTARGFGGSDASATRPDSVTVLSWNTLGEVPEASTIAGLALERGADVVVLPETTDPLGEEVAIAMREGGSPMWVHTLAYDDIAKARSTTILISPDLGDYEVVSAEVPGPPGNTNTLPSVVADPVDGDGPRIVAVHAVAPIRWELRNWRSDLEWLAEQCAGDDVIMAGDFNATLDHFAGRGVDGADLGRCTDAAAQAGAAGVGTWPTDAPPFLGSPIDHVLATPNWDVAAFEVLQGYDDAGSDHRPVVATLVATG; from the coding sequence ATGCTCCCCCGCATCCTCGGCTGGGCCATCGTGCTCGGCACCGCTGTCGTGGCGCTCGTGTTCGTGTGGCCGCAGGGCTTCGGCCTGCAGAACCAATGGGTCGCCGCGCATGTCGTGGCGCTCCGAGGCACGGCGGCCGCGGGCGGTGCGGTCGCGACGATCGTGTTCCTGCTGCTCGCCCTCGCGCGGCCGTTGCGCTTCTTCGCCTTCGCGATGGCGGCGGTGCTCGCCCTCTTCGCCGTCGCCAACGTCGCCGTGCTCACGGCCAGGGGCTTCGGCGGTTCGGATGCCTCGGCGACGCGCCCCGACTCGGTGACGGTGCTCTCGTGGAACACGCTCGGCGAGGTGCCCGAGGCGTCGACGATCGCGGGTCTGGCGCTCGAGCGGGGTGCTGACGTCGTGGTGCTGCCCGAAACCACCGACCCGCTCGGCGAGGAGGTCGCGATCGCGATGCGCGAAGGAGGGAGCCCCATGTGGGTGCACACGCTCGCGTACGACGACATCGCGAAGGCCCGGTCGACGACGATTCTGATCAGCCCCGATCTCGGCGACTACGAGGTGGTCTCGGCCGAGGTGCCCGGCCCGCCCGGCAACACGAACACCCTGCCGAGCGTCGTCGCCGACCCGGTCGACGGCGACGGGCCCCGCATCGTCGCGGTGCACGCGGTGGCGCCCATCCGCTGGGAGCTGCGCAACTGGCGCAGCGACCTCGAGTGGCTCGCCGAACAGTGCGCGGGCGACGACGTCATCATGGCGGGCGACTTCAACGCGACGCTCGATCACTTCGCCGGGCGCGGCGTCGACGGCGCCGACCTCGGTCGATGCACGGATGCCGCGGCGCAGGCGGGTGCCGCGGGCGTCGGCACCTGGCCGACCGACGCACCGCCGTTCCTCGGCAGCCCCATCGACCACGTGCTCGCGACTCCGAACTGGGATGTCGCGGCGTTCGAGGTGCTGCAGGGCTACGACGACGCGGGCAGTGATCACCGGCCCGTCGTGGCGACGCTCGTCGCGACCGGCTGA
- a CDS encoding magnesium transporter MgtE N-terminal domain-containing protein, producing the protein MSATRVFVARLAGCAVFDPAGDRVGKVRDVLVVYRKSDPPRVVGLIVEIPGKRRVFVSIGRVTSIGGGQIITTGLINLRRFEQRGGEVRVIAEMIGRKVAFIDGSGEATIEDVAIEEQEPGEWQVDQLFVRRPKGASPFSKGQSAYVTWREVREANPSGEAQSAEHLIAAYSELKPADLASTLLDLPAQRRQEVAEELSDDRLADVLEEMPESDQVVILAGLGDDRAADVLDHMQPDDAADLIAQLPEERGEHLLELMEPEEADDVRFLLSYEPETAGGLMTTEPIIVSADATVAEGLALIRRHDLPPALGAAVCVTLPPYEPPTGRFLGIVHFQRMLRYPPHERLGTLIDQGLEPVRADTSAAEVSRILASYDLVSVPVVDEKQRLVGVVTIDDVLDYLLPDDWRSHPEEAEVGRRAAARAQLTTGSIPISHGRRAGDGTR; encoded by the coding sequence GTGAGCGCCACGAGAGTCTTCGTCGCCCGACTCGCCGGGTGCGCCGTCTTCGACCCCGCAGGCGATCGGGTCGGCAAGGTGCGCGACGTCCTCGTCGTGTACCGCAAGAGCGACCCACCACGGGTCGTCGGCCTCATCGTCGAGATTCCAGGCAAGCGCCGCGTGTTCGTGTCGATCGGCCGGGTCACCTCGATCGGCGGCGGCCAGATCATCACCACGGGTCTCATCAACCTGCGCCGCTTCGAGCAGCGCGGCGGTGAAGTGCGCGTGATCGCCGAGATGATCGGCCGCAAGGTGGCCTTCATCGACGGCTCGGGCGAGGCGACGATCGAAGACGTCGCGATCGAGGAGCAGGAGCCCGGCGAGTGGCAGGTCGACCAGCTCTTCGTGCGTCGCCCGAAGGGTGCATCGCCGTTCTCGAAAGGGCAATCGGCGTACGTCACGTGGCGTGAGGTGCGCGAGGCGAACCCGAGCGGCGAGGCGCAGTCGGCCGAGCACCTCATCGCGGCCTACTCCGAGCTGAAGCCGGCCGACCTCGCGAGCACGCTGCTCGATCTTCCGGCCCAGCGCCGCCAGGAGGTCGCCGAAGAGCTCTCCGACGACCGGCTCGCCGACGTGCTCGAAGAGATGCCAGAGTCCGATCAGGTGGTGATCCTCGCCGGCCTCGGCGACGATCGGGCCGCCGACGTGCTCGACCACATGCAGCCCGACGACGCCGCCGACCTCATCGCGCAGCTCCCCGAAGAGCGCGGCGAGCACCTGCTCGAGCTCATGGAGCCCGAAGAGGCCGACGACGTGCGCTTCCTCCTGTCGTACGAGCCCGAAACCGCCGGCGGCCTCATGACGACCGAGCCCATCATCGTCTCGGCCGACGCGACCGTCGCCGAGGGCCTCGCCCTCATCCGACGGCACGACCTTCCGCCCGCCCTCGGCGCAGCGGTGTGCGTCACGCTGCCGCCGTACGAACCTCCCACGGGGCGGTTCCTCGGCATCGTGCACTTCCAGCGCATGCTCCGCTATCCCCCGCACGAACGGCTCGGCACGCTCATCGACCAGGGCCTCGAGCCCGTGCGCGCCGACACCTCGGCCGCCGAGGTCAGCCGCATCCTCGCGAGCTACGACCTCGTCTCGGTGCCGGTCGTCGACGAGAAGCAACGACTCGTCGGGGTGGTGACGATTGACGACGTGCTCGACTACCTCCTGCCAGATGACTGGCGAAGTCATCCCGAAGAAGCCGAGGTGGGGCGCCGCGCAGCCGCGCGTGCCCAACTGACGACGGGGAGTATCCCCATTTCACACGGAAGGAGGGCAGGAGATGGCACGCGCTGA
- a CDS encoding DEAD/DEAH box helicase, protein MTTFTDLGIASDIVDALAGKGIIDAFPIQEQTIPLALAGQDIIGQAKTGTGKTFGFGLPIIQRLGDDPEPGVKALVVVPTRELCVQVTEDLELATSNRPTKIVSIYGGKAYEGQIEQLKAGAQIVVGTPGRLLDLASQRLLSLKNVQEMVLDEADKMLDLGFLADIEKLMAQTPATRHTMLFSATMPGPIVALARRFMVRPIHIRATDPDEGLTQANIKHLVYRAHSLDKDEVISRILQAEGRGKTVIFTRTKRAAAKLVEELNDRGFNAAAVHGDLNQDQRERAMAAFKAGKKDVLIATDVAARGIDVDDVTHVINHTIPDDDKAYLHRVGRTGRAGKTGIAVTFVDWDDLHKWALINRALEFGQPEPTETYSSSPHLFSDLDIPAGTKGRLKPSSAVAAPTRSATAGRNEGRSGARSEDRSEGRSERSDAGSERAPRNRTRNRTRGGRPSGEASTTASDSAKSDSSADVAVKEPGTGTHDGKGHEHHDGNAAPPRRRRRRGPRTGGTTPQA, encoded by the coding sequence TTGACCACTTTCACCGACCTCGGCATCGCGTCCGACATCGTCGACGCCCTCGCCGGGAAGGGCATCATCGATGCCTTCCCCATCCAGGAACAGACCATCCCCCTCGCCCTCGCAGGCCAGGACATCATCGGCCAGGCCAAGACCGGCACCGGCAAGACCTTCGGGTTCGGCCTGCCGATCATCCAGCGCCTCGGCGACGACCCCGAGCCCGGCGTCAAGGCGCTCGTCGTCGTGCCGACCCGCGAGCTGTGCGTGCAGGTCACCGAAGACCTCGAGCTCGCGACATCCAACCGCCCGACCAAGATCGTGTCGATCTACGGCGGCAAGGCCTACGAGGGCCAGATCGAGCAGCTCAAGGCCGGCGCGCAGATCGTCGTCGGCACCCCCGGGCGCCTCCTCGACCTCGCCTCGCAGCGTCTCCTCTCACTGAAGAACGTGCAAGAGATGGTGCTCGACGAGGCCGACAAGATGCTCGACCTCGGCTTCCTCGCCGACATCGAGAAGCTCATGGCGCAGACGCCCGCGACCCGCCACACGATGCTCTTCTCGGCCACCATGCCCGGCCCGATCGTGGCGCTCGCCCGCCGCTTCATGGTGCGCCCCATCCACATCCGCGCGACCGACCCCGACGAGGGCCTCACGCAGGCGAACATCAAGCACCTCGTCTACCGGGCGCACTCGCTCGACAAAGACGAGGTCATCTCGCGCATCCTCCAGGCCGAGGGTCGCGGCAAGACCGTCATCTTCACGCGCACGAAGCGCGCGGCGGCCAAGCTCGTCGAAGAGCTCAACGACCGCGGCTTCAACGCGGCCGCGGTGCACGGCGACCTGAACCAAGACCAGCGCGAGCGCGCCATGGCCGCCTTCAAGGCCGGCAAGAAAGACGTGCTCATCGCCACGGATGTCGCGGCGCGCGGCATCGACGTCGACGACGTGACGCACGTGATCAACCACACCATCCCCGACGACGACAAGGCGTACCTGCACCGCGTAGGCCGCACCGGCCGAGCAGGCAAGACCGGCATCGCCGTGACGTTCGTCGACTGGGACGACCTGCACAAGTGGGCACTCATCAACCGCGCCCTCGAGTTCGGCCAGCCCGAGCCCACCGAGACCTACTCGTCGAGCCCGCACCTCTTCAGCGACCTCGACATCCCCGCCGGCACCAAGGGCCGTCTGAAGCCGTCGTCCGCGGTCGCCGCGCCGACGCGCTCGGCCACGGCCGGCCGCAACGAGGGCCGGTCCGGCGCGCGCTCCGAGGACCGTTCAGAGGGGCGCTCAGAGCGATCGGATGCCGGTTCGGAGCGCGCACCTCGCAACCGCACCCGCAACCGCACCCGCGGCGGCCGTCCCTCGGGTGAGGCGTCGACCACAGCGTCCGATTCCGCGAAGTCCGACTCGTCTGCCGACGTCGCGGTCAAGGAGCCCGGCACGGGCACGCACGACGGCAAGGGCCACGAGCACCACGACGGCAACGCGGCTCCCCCGCGTCGCCGCCGTCGCCGCGGCCCGCGCACCGGCGGCACCACGCCCCAGGCGTAA
- a CDS encoding DUF3107 domain-containing protein, with protein MDVRIGIQNSPRELGFETSQPAVEVEQAVAAALAGQSALLSLTDDKGTKYVVPASALAYVEIGSEESRRVGFVA; from the coding sequence GTGGACGTTCGCATCGGCATCCAGAACTCCCCCCGTGAACTCGGATTCGAGACTTCGCAACCGGCGGTCGAGGTCGAGCAGGCAGTGGCTGCCGCGCTCGCCGGCCAGTCTGCGCTGTTGTCGCTCACCGACGACAAGGGCACGAAGTACGTGGTGCCCGCTTCCGCACTCGCCTACGTCGAGATCGGCTCGGAGGAGTCGCGGCGCGTGGGGTTCGTCGCCTGA
- a CDS encoding PHP domain-containing protein: MPHAPVVAGEADLHTHSTVSDGTEAPAVLLRQAARAGLWGVALTDHDSTSGWAEASAAVAETGVALIPGMELSTREGYTSVHMLAYLIDPLDEALLAETSRIRESRLARAEAIVRRIGRDYALTWDDVLAQTVEGTTIGRPHIADALVARGHVATRSAAFDGILHPRAGYAQPHYAPDPLTGVRLIRAAGGVPVLAHPGTRGAERVVPPERLAQLVDAGLFGLEVDHPENREDAKPRLRELAVRFGLQVTGSSDYHGSGKPNRLGECRTAPEVVEQIIAEGRGSAPVLP, translated from the coding sequence ATGCCCCACGCCCCCGTCGTCGCCGGCGAAGCCGACCTGCACACGCATTCGACGGTCTCAGACGGCACCGAGGCTCCGGCCGTACTCCTGCGGCAGGCGGCGCGAGCAGGGCTCTGGGGCGTCGCGCTGACCGACCACGATTCGACGAGCGGGTGGGCGGAGGCTTCCGCCGCCGTGGCGGAGACGGGTGTTGCACTCATTCCTGGAATGGAGCTCTCGACCCGCGAGGGCTACACGAGCGTGCACATGCTGGCGTACCTCATCGACCCGCTCGACGAAGCGCTGCTCGCCGAGACGTCGCGCATCCGCGAATCGCGGCTCGCTCGCGCCGAGGCGATCGTGCGCCGCATCGGGCGCGACTACGCCCTCACCTGGGACGACGTGCTCGCTCAGACCGTCGAGGGCACGACGATCGGCCGGCCGCACATCGCCGATGCACTCGTGGCCCGCGGCCACGTCGCCACGCGCTCGGCGGCCTTCGACGGCATACTCCACCCGCGTGCGGGCTACGCGCAGCCGCACTACGCGCCCGACCCGCTGACCGGCGTGCGACTCATCCGCGCCGCAGGCGGGGTGCCCGTGCTCGCGCATCCCGGCACCCGCGGCGCCGAGCGGGTCGTGCCGCCCGAACGGCTCGCGCAGCTCGTCGATGCGGGCCTCTTCGGACTCGAGGTCGACCACCCCGAGAACCGCGAAGACGCGAAGCCCCGGCTGCGCGAGCTCGCGGTGCGATTCGGCTTGCAGGTGACGGGGTCGAGCGACTACCACGGCTCCGGCAAGCCGAACCGGCTCGGCGAGTGCCGCACGGCGCCCGAGGTCGTCGAGCAGATCATCGCCGAGGGCCGGGGCAGCGCGCCGGTGCTGCCGTAG
- a CDS encoding ferritin-like fold-containing protein: MVSWSKRRIPLPERSRLRPRVAPTDLARVDFTELVPEPVPFLGQAAYIQLEFFESLARSVATAPTLTSKEGLSRAAGVALRKHHAFIAELRRLGVEPVDVMAPFAPAADRFRQASAGADWYELLLGIHVTSGMLDDYFARLAGGLPGEIAARVRGILAEDASSEVLHDELFAAIEAQPGLADRLALWGRSLVGDTLLIARSALRASDSADRAGDVEPVFTELIAAHTRRMDALGLTA; encoded by the coding sequence GTGGTCTCCTGGTCGAAACGGCGCATCCCGCTCCCCGAGAGGTCGCGACTGCGCCCTCGCGTGGCGCCGACCGATCTCGCACGGGTCGATTTCACCGAACTCGTGCCCGAGCCCGTTCCGTTCCTCGGTCAGGCCGCCTACATCCAGCTCGAGTTCTTCGAGAGTCTCGCTCGGTCGGTGGCGACCGCGCCCACGCTGACCTCGAAAGAGGGGCTCAGCCGTGCGGCGGGCGTCGCGTTGCGCAAGCATCATGCGTTCATCGCCGAGCTCCGCCGGCTCGGTGTCGAACCAGTCGACGTGATGGCGCCGTTCGCGCCGGCCGCCGACCGATTCCGTCAGGCGAGCGCCGGCGCCGACTGGTACGAGCTGCTGCTCGGCATCCACGTCACGTCCGGCATGCTCGACGACTACTTCGCACGGTTGGCCGGAGGGCTGCCGGGAGAAATCGCGGCGCGCGTGCGAGGCATCCTCGCCGAGGATGCCTCGTCAGAGGTGCTGCACGACGAGCTCTTCGCAGCGATCGAGGCGCAGCCGGGCCTTGCCGACCGTCTCGCCCTGTGGGGGCGAAGCCTCGTGGGCGACACGCTGCTGATCGCCCGATCGGCGCTCCGCGCGTCGGACTCCGCTGATCGTGCCGGTGACGTCGAGCCGGTCTTCACCGAACTCATCGCCGCGCACACGCGACGAATGGATGCGCTCGGCCTCACAGCGTAA
- a CDS encoding general stress protein has translation MSNQSPFGGRVGRAFPTLPKGETVASFETYAEAQAAVDALAKAEFPVKELAIVGTDLTSVERITGKLSWGRAAGAGALSGAWFGTFLGLLFFIFAPTGASIGILISAVLIGAGFGMIFSVVSYSLNRRRRDFTSVMQVLATRYAIIAETAHVERARSVLGVDAPAPQRPVAAPAQAPETGGRPLSYGEATDAARRAAAEAARAGQAPVRPRYGELAPSSDAGADASASPESADAAPADPPATER, from the coding sequence GTGAGCAATCAATCGCCGTTCGGCGGCCGCGTGGGCCGAGCATTCCCGACCCTGCCCAAGGGGGAGACGGTCGCGAGCTTCGAGACCTATGCCGAGGCGCAGGCCGCGGTCGACGCGCTGGCCAAGGCCGAGTTCCCCGTGAAGGAGCTCGCGATCGTCGGCACCGACCTGACGAGCGTCGAACGCATCACCGGCAAGCTCTCGTGGGGCCGAGCCGCGGGTGCCGGCGCACTGTCGGGTGCGTGGTTCGGAACGTTCCTCGGCCTGTTGTTCTTCATCTTCGCCCCAACCGGCGCCTCGATCGGCATCCTCATCTCCGCGGTGCTGATCGGTGCGGGTTTCGGCATGATCTTCAGCGTGGTCTCGTACTCACTGAACCGCCGCCGCCGTGACTTCACCTCGGTCATGCAGGTGCTCGCGACGCGCTACGCGATCATCGCCGAAACGGCGCACGTCGAACGTGCCCGCAGCGTGCTCGGCGTCGATGCGCCGGCCCCTCAGCGCCCGGTAGCGGCGCCGGCCCAGGCACCCGAGACCGGCGGGCGTCCGCTGAGCTACGGCGAGGCGACGGATGCCGCGCGGCGCGCCGCGGCCGAAGCGGCCCGTGCCGGTCAGGCCCCGGTCAGGCCCCGATACGGCGAGCTCGCACCGTCGAGCGACGCCGGCGCCGACGCATCCGCTTCGCCTGAGAGCGCGGATGCCGCTCCTGCGGACCCGCCCGCCACGGAGCGCTGA
- a CDS encoding aminopeptidase P family protein yields MANTSDTSTTETATPATSASEETIRDTNRSTTPGSEGFKSFIGSGWAAREETLPPAREQAAFAAERRAKVSAAFTGQRLIVPAGDMKQRANDTDYPFRAHSAFAHLTGWGSDSEPGAVLVFEPTTGGHETTVYFRERAGRDSEEFYANAAIGEFWIGARPSLAHVAADLAIATRGLEEFDHVVDAVDTATLVLREADASVTERIDHARIRFAAEQALSTNASDAPFSLEIGGSHEPDAELARVLSELRLVKDEYELAEMRAAIDATQRGFTEVLEELPRITAEVRGERVIEGVFATRARLDGNDVGYGSIAAAGPHATVLHWTRNDGPVVPGDLVLLDAGVEMDSYYTADITRTFPVNGTFSAVQRQVYEAVLEAADAAFAVVKPGAVFREVHAAAMQVIARKTAEWGFLPVSAEESLEPDNQFHRRYMVHGTSHHLGLDVHDCAQARREMYMDGVLEPGMVFTIEPGLYFQPDDLTVPAEFRGIGVRIEDDIVVTSSGAENLSAGIPRTADEVEAWVRGAS; encoded by the coding sequence ATGGCCAACACCAGCGACACCTCGACGACCGAGACGGCGACCCCCGCGACGAGCGCGAGTGAAGAGACGATCCGCGACACGAACCGTTCGACGACGCCCGGTTCCGAAGGCTTCAAGAGTTTCATCGGCAGCGGCTGGGCCGCTCGCGAAGAGACGCTCCCGCCGGCCCGTGAGCAGGCGGCGTTCGCCGCCGAACGCCGCGCGAAGGTCTCGGCCGCGTTCACCGGGCAGCGGCTCATCGTGCCCGCGGGCGACATGAAGCAGCGGGCGAACGACACCGACTACCCGTTCCGAGCGCACTCGGCGTTCGCCCACCTCACCGGATGGGGCTCCGACTCCGAGCCGGGCGCGGTGCTCGTGTTCGAGCCGACGACCGGCGGGCACGAGACGACGGTGTACTTCCGTGAGCGTGCCGGGCGCGACTCCGAGGAGTTCTACGCGAACGCGGCGATCGGCGAGTTCTGGATCGGCGCTCGCCCCTCGCTCGCCCACGTCGCCGCCGACCTCGCGATCGCGACCCGCGGCCTCGAGGAGTTCGACCACGTCGTCGACGCCGTCGACACGGCCACCCTCGTGCTGCGCGAGGCCGACGCATCCGTCACCGAGCGCATCGACCACGCCCGCATCCGCTTCGCCGCCGAGCAGGCGCTGTCGACGAACGCCTCGGATGCCCCGTTCTCGCTCGAGATCGGCGGCTCGCACGAGCCCGACGCCGAGCTCGCCCGGGTGCTCTCCGAGCTGCGGCTCGTGAAAGACGAGTACGAGCTCGCCGAGATGCGCGCCGCGATCGATGCGACGCAGCGCGGCTTCACCGAGGTGCTCGAAGAGCTTCCGCGCATCACGGCCGAGGTGCGCGGCGAGCGCGTCATCGAGGGCGTCTTCGCGACCCGTGCCCGACTCGACGGCAATGACGTCGGCTACGGCTCGATCGCCGCGGCCGGTCCGCACGCGACCGTGCTGCACTGGACCCGCAACGACGGCCCCGTCGTGCCCGGCGACCTCGTGCTGCTCGACGCCGGCGTCGAGATGGACAGCTACTACACCGCCGACATCACCCGCACCTTCCCGGTGAACGGCACGTTCTCGGCCGTGCAGCGGCAGGTCTACGAGGCCGTGCTCGAGGCTGCGGACGCCGCCTTCGCCGTCGTGAAGCCCGGAGCGGTGTTCCGCGAGGTGCACGCGGCCGCGATGCAGGTCATCGCCCGCAAGACCGCCGAGTGGGGGTTCCTGCCGGTATCGGCCGAGGAGTCGCTCGAGCCCGACAACCAGTTCCACCGCCGCTACATGGTGCACGGCACGAGCCACCACCTGGGCCTCGACGTGCACGACTGCGCCCAGGCGCGACGCGAGATGTACATGGACGGCGTGCTCGAGCCCGGCATGGTGTTCACCATCGAGCCCGGCCTCTACTTCCAGCCCGACGACCTGACGGTGCCCGCCGAGTTCCGCGGCATCGGTGTGCGCATCGAAGACGACATCGTCGTGACGTCGAGCGGCGCCGAGAACCTCTCGGCCGGCATCCCGCGCACGGCCGACGAGGTCGAGGCGTGGGTGCGCGGAGCCAGCTGA
- a CDS encoding DUF1003 domain-containing protein: MARADADERRFDTPKGTRRAPSFRGSGDSDRFGRFTEWVARGMGTPGFLLGLSVFAIGWMVWNTFAPVEWRFDSIAIGFTALTLVLSLQASYAAPLILLAQNRQDDRDRVQIEQDRQRAERNLADTEYLAREVVALRLAMRDLASKEFIRAELRAIIEELDRRDDERDEEDAEHASR, translated from the coding sequence ATGGCACGCGCTGACGCAGACGAGCGGCGATTCGACACCCCGAAGGGCACGCGCCGCGCTCCGTCCTTCCGCGGATCTGGCGACAGCGACCGGTTCGGTCGCTTCACCGAATGGGTCGCTCGCGGCATGGGCACCCCGGGCTTCCTGCTCGGCCTGTCGGTGTTCGCGATCGGCTGGATGGTCTGGAACACGTTCGCGCCCGTGGAATGGCGCTTCGACTCCATCGCGATCGGCTTCACCGCGCTCACCCTCGTGCTCTCGCTGCAGGCCTCGTACGCGGCACCCCTCATCCTGCTCGCACAGAACCGTCAAGACGACCGCGACCGCGTGCAGATCGAGCAGGACCGCCAGCGTGCAGAGCGCAACCTCGCCGACACCGAGTACCTCGCCCGCGAGGTCGTGGCGCTGCGCCTGGCCATGAGAGACCTGGCGTCGAAGGAGTTCATCCGCGCCGAGCTGCGCGCGATCATCGAAGAGCTCGATCGGCGCGACGACGAGCGCGACGAGGAGGACGCCGAGCATGCCAGCCGCTGA
- a CDS encoding Mrp/NBP35 family ATP-binding protein codes for MPAADPVALEAAVRAALTGVIDPEIRKPVTELDMVDRVVAGDDGRVEVGIRLTIVGCPASDRIERDVRQAAESVAGAGNADVVLSVMTPEQRAALTERLRGGRAARGNPFGPGSLTRVIAVTSGKGGVGKSTITANLAVALAARGLSVGLVDADVHGFSIPGLLGLVDASGLAARPTRVDEMILPPVAHGVKVISIGMFVEPSEEGGRASSVAVAWRGPMLHRTLSQFLTDVYFGDLDVLLVDLPPGTGDVAISLGQLLPNAEVVVVTTPQPAAADVAERSGVVARQTGQKIVGVVENMAGFAQPGGDVLELFGAGGGAIVAERLSAGQPEPVPLLASVPLSVALRRGGDDGMPVVLGEPDDPAARAIEQVAAQIAALPRSLGGRRLDLTVR; via the coding sequence ATGCCAGCCGCTGACCCGGTCGCACTCGAAGCCGCCGTTCGCGCCGCGCTCACCGGCGTCATCGACCCCGAGATCCGAAAGCCCGTCACCGAGCTCGACATGGTCGACCGGGTCGTCGCGGGCGACGACGGCCGGGTCGAGGTCGGCATCCGCCTGACGATCGTCGGATGCCCCGCATCAGACCGCATCGAACGCGATGTGCGACAGGCCGCGGAATCGGTCGCCGGGGCCGGCAACGCCGACGTCGTGCTCTCGGTGATGACCCCCGAGCAGCGCGCCGCCCTCACCGAGCGACTTCGCGGCGGCCGCGCCGCCCGCGGCAACCCCTTCGGACCCGGCAGTCTCACCCGCGTGATCGCGGTCACGAGCGGCAAGGGCGGCGTCGGCAAGTCCACGATCACCGCGAACCTCGCCGTGGCCCTCGCGGCGCGCGGCCTCTCGGTCGGCCTCGTCGACGCCGACGTGCACGGGTTCTCCATCCCCGGCCTGCTCGGACTGGTCGACGCGTCCGGGCTCGCCGCGCGGCCGACCAGGGTCGACGAGATGATCCTCCCGCCCGTCGCGCACGGCGTGAAGGTGATCTCGATCGGCATGTTCGTCGAACCCTCCGAAGAGGGCGGGCGCGCCTCATCCGTCGCCGTCGCCTGGCGCGGGCCGATGCTGCACCGCACGCTGTCGCAGTTCCTCACCGACGTGTACTTCGGCGACCTCGACGTGCTGCTCGTCGACCTGCCGCCCGGCACCGGCGACGTCGCGATCTCGCTCGGCCAGCTGCTGCCGAACGCCGAGGTCGTCGTCGTGACCACTCCGCAGCCCGCGGCGGCCGACGTGGCCGAGCGCTCGGGCGTCGTGGCGCGACAGACCGGCCAGAAGATCGTGGGCGTCGTCGAGAACATGGCCGGGTTCGCCCAGCCCGGCGGCGACGTGCTCGAACTCTTCGGCGCCGGCGGTGGCGCGATCGTCGCCGAACGACTGTCGGCGGGCCAGCCCGAGCCGGTGCCGCTCCTCGCGAGCGTTCCGCTCAGCGTGGCACTGCGCCGCGGCGGCGACGACGGCATGCCGGTGGTGCTCGGCGAGCCCGATGATCCGGCGGCCCGTGCGATCGAGCAGGTCGCCGCGCAGATCGCGGCGCTGCCCCGCTCGCTCGGCGGTCGGCGGCTCGACCTGACGGTGCGGTGA